A genomic region of Lysinibacillus sp. 2017 contains the following coding sequences:
- the panF gene encoding sodium/pantothenate symporter: MHWSVIIPLIFFLIIIFGIGIWANRKVRSSNSFLQEYFLGGREMGGFILAMTMMATYGSASSFIGGPGVAYNTGLGWVLLAMAQLPAGYFVLMVLGKKFAIVARRIEAITLIDFLKKRYESNTIIILSVISIIIFLFASMTAQWVGGARLIESLTGLTYTNALLIFAVVVLIYVIIGGFRAVALTDALQGSIMIIGTVILLIATVIAGGGVDNIMQSLVAENPNLISPYGATENLTPLYVSTFWILIGLGVIGLPQIAVRAMSYKDSKSLHRAIIIGTIGIGTIMFGMHLIGVFARPVMPGIEIGDKVMPMLTLDVLPPVLAGIVLAAPMAAIMSTVNALLILVSSTVVKDIYLNFINPKASDAQIKKRSFWVTTIIGIAVVLFALNPPELLIMLNLFAFGGLESAFLWSVVFGLYWKKANKYGSVASMIVGLVLYVYIYKYHENIFGMHSVTIPIIASFFVFIIVSLIAQKMKKIEDFHF; encoded by the coding sequence ATTCATTGGTCGGTAATTATTCCGCTAATTTTCTTTTTAATTATTATTTTCGGTATTGGCATTTGGGCAAACCGAAAAGTTCGTTCGTCGAATTCATTTTTACAAGAATACTTTTTAGGCGGACGTGAGATGGGCGGCTTTATACTTGCGATGACGATGATGGCTACATATGGTAGTGCTTCAAGCTTTATCGGTGGGCCAGGGGTTGCTTATAATACAGGACTTGGTTGGGTGCTTTTAGCGATGGCACAGCTTCCGGCAGGTTATTTTGTATTAATGGTGTTAGGGAAGAAATTTGCGATAGTTGCACGTAGAATAGAAGCGATTACATTAATCGATTTTTTAAAGAAACGCTATGAAAGTAACACGATTATAATTCTTTCAGTGATTAGTATTATCATCTTTTTATTTGCATCGATGACGGCGCAATGGGTTGGTGGCGCGCGACTGATTGAGTCATTAACAGGATTAACTTATACAAACGCGTTATTGATTTTTGCGGTTGTTGTATTAATTTATGTCATTATCGGCGGTTTCCGTGCAGTAGCATTAACAGATGCACTGCAAGGTTCGATTATGATCATCGGTACCGTTATATTATTAATTGCCACTGTAATTGCGGGTGGCGGTGTGGATAACATTATGCAAAGTTTAGTTGCTGAAAATCCGAATTTGATTTCGCCATATGGTGCAACTGAAAACTTAACGCCACTTTATGTATCAACATTTTGGATTTTAATTGGTTTAGGGGTAATCGGGTTACCTCAAATCGCAGTACGTGCTATGAGTTATAAAGATTCGAAAAGCTTACACCGTGCGATTATTATCGGTACAATAGGTATTGGAACAATTATGTTCGGTATGCATTTAATTGGTGTATTTGCTCGACCAGTAATGCCAGGTATTGAAATTGGTGATAAAGTAATGCCGATGCTCACACTGGATGTTCTACCACCTGTTTTAGCGGGCATTGTACTAGCTGCTCCAATGGCAGCGATTATGTCAACAGTAAATGCATTACTCATTTTAGTTAGTTCGACTGTAGTAAAAGATATTTATTTAAACTTTATCAATCCAAAAGCAAGTGATGCGCAAATAAAAAAACGTAGCTTTTGGGTAACAACAATTATTGGGATTGCGGTTGTATTATTTGCACTAAATCCACCTGAATTATTAATTATGCTGAACTTATTTGCTTTTGGCGGTTTAGAATCTGCCTTTTTATGGAGTGTCGTATTTGGCCTTTATTGGAAGAAGGCCAATAAATATGGTTCGGTTGCATCGATGATTGTTGGGCTCGTATTGTATGTTTATATTTATAAATATCATGAAAATATTTTTGGAATGCATTCTGTAACTATTCCAATTATTGCCTCATTCTTTGTCTTTATCATTGTGAGCTTAATCGCACAAAAGATGAAAAAAATTGAAGATTTCCATTTTTAA
- a CDS encoding YhdT family protein — translation MQDKRFKIAHKEALIGVGLVILNFAIWYGFAYGLGSGDPTAYKYVFGFPAWFFYSCIAGTIFMIICIWLAMKLFFKDISLEEEENDK, via the coding sequence GTGCAAGATAAGCGTTTTAAAATCGCACATAAGGAAGCACTTATTGGTGTCGGCCTTGTTATTTTAAATTTTGCTATTTGGTACGGCTTTGCATATGGTCTTGGTTCGGGTGATCCAACAGCGTATAAATATGTGTTCGGTTTCCCAGCTTGGTTTTTCTATAGCTGTATAGCAGGTACGATTTTTATGATTATTTGTATTTGGCTAGCGATGAAGCTTTTCTTCAAAGATATTTCACTTGAAGAGGAGGAGAATGACAAATGA
- a CDS encoding diaminopimelate dehydrogenase has translation MNKIRIGIVGYGNLGRGVEAAIRQNEDMELVAIFTRRNPSTVSIKTENVPVYLVADAQKYKEQIDVMILCGGSATDLPDQVPQFAQWFNTVDSFDTHAKIPAFFDTVDAVAQESDTVSIISVGWDPGLFSLNRLLGEAVLPVGNTYTFWGDGLSQGHSDAVRRIDGVKNAVQYTLPIKEAVDRVRDGENPELTTREKHARECFVVLNEGADATRIEKEIKEMPNYFADYDTTVNFISETAFMQNHQGMPHGGFVIRSGESGVGDKQILEFSLKLDSNPMFTSSVLVAYARAAHKLHAKGEKGAKTVFDIPLGILSPKSPADLRKGLL, from the coding sequence GTGAATAAAATTAGAATTGGTATTGTTGGTTATGGAAATTTAGGGCGCGGTGTAGAAGCGGCCATTCGTCAAAATGAGGACATGGAATTGGTAGCTATATTTACCCGTCGTAATCCATCGACTGTATCGATTAAAACAGAGAATGTACCTGTTTATTTAGTAGCAGATGCACAAAAGTATAAAGAACAAATTGATGTCATGATTTTATGCGGTGGTTCGGCAACTGACTTACCTGATCAAGTTCCGCAATTTGCTCAGTGGTTCAATACGGTTGATAGTTTTGATACACATGCGAAAATTCCTGCATTCTTTGATACAGTGGATGCGGTTGCTCAAGAAAGTGACACTGTTTCAATTATTTCTGTTGGATGGGATCCAGGATTATTTTCATTAAATCGTTTGCTAGGTGAAGCCGTTTTACCAGTAGGCAATACATATACATTTTGGGGAGATGGCTTAAGCCAAGGCCATTCGGATGCGGTTCGTCGAATTGATGGCGTGAAAAATGCGGTGCAATACACACTTCCTATAAAAGAAGCGGTTGATCGCGTACGTGACGGAGAAAATCCAGAACTCACAACACGCGAAAAACATGCGCGTGAATGTTTTGTTGTATTAAATGAAGGGGCAGATGCTACTCGCATTGAAAAAGAGATAAAAGAGATGCCCAACTACTTCGCGGATTACGATACAACGGTTAATTTCATTTCAGAGACAGCATTCATGCAAAATCATCAAGGTATGCCCCATGGAGGATTTGTCATTCGTTCTGGTGAATCTGGTGTAGGTGATAAACAAATTTTAGAGTTCTCATTGAAATTAGATTCCAATCCAATGTTTACTTCAAGTGTTCTAGTGGCTTATGCTCGCGCGGCGCATAAATTACATGCAAAAGGGGAAAAAGGTGCAAAGACGGTGTTTGACATTCCGCTTGGTATCCTGTCACCAAAATCACCAGCGGATTTACGTAAAGGATTACTATAA